A genomic region of Vitis vinifera cultivar Pinot Noir 40024 chromosome 7, ASM3070453v1 contains the following coding sequences:
- the LOC100267599 gene encoding DNA replication licensing factor MCM7, producing MKDLDFAGDKAFAKDFLSNFADAFGEAKYIKIFQEVANRKSRAIQIELEDLFNYKDVDEDFLRRVTENTRRYIGIFADAIDELMPEPTEAFLDDDHDILMTQRSEEGTENVDGADPRQKMPPEIKRFYEVYIRASSKERPFTIREVKASYIGQLVRISGIVTRCSDVKPLMQVAVYTCEDCGFEIYQEVTARVFMPLFECPSTRCQTNRTKGNIILQLRASKFLKFQEAKIQELAEHVPKGHIPRTMTVHLRGELTRKVAPGDVVELSGIFLPIPYTGFRAMRAGLVADTYLEAMSVTHFKKKYEEYELRRDEEEQIARLAEDGDIYNKLARSLAPEIFGHEDVKKALLLLLVGAPHRKLKDGMKIRGDLHICLMGDPGVAKSQLLKHIINVAPRGVYTTGRGSSGVGLTAAVQKDPVTNEMVLEGGALVLADMGICAIDEFDKMEDSDRTAIHEVMEQQTVSIAKAGITTSLNARTAVLAAANPAWGRYDLRRTPAENINLPPALLSRFDLLWLILDRADMDSDLEMARHVVYVHKNKESPALGFTPLEPSILRAYISAARRISPCVPKELEEYIASAYSGIRQEEAKSSSPHSYTTVRTLLSILRISAALARLRFSETVAQSDVDEALRLMQMSKFSLYSDDRQKSGLDAISDIYSILRDEAARSNRMDLSYAHALNWISRKGYSEAQLKECLEEYAALNVWQIHPNTFDIRFIDA from the exons ATGAAGGATCTCGACTTCGCCGGTGACAAGG CCTTCGCGAAGGATTTTCTCTCGAATTTCGCCGATGCGTTTGGCGAAGCCAAATACATAAAAATCTTT CAAGAAGTCGCCAACCGCAAAAGTCGCGCCATCCAGATCGAGCTTGAGGACCTATTTAAT TACAAAGACGTGGACGAAGACTTTCTTAGGCGGGTCACTGAAAATACTCGGCGATATATTGGAATATTTGCTGACGCTATTGATGAGCTCATGCCGGAGCCCACAGAGGCCTTCCTAGACGATGATCATGATATTCTGATGACACAAAGGTCTGAGGAGGGAACGGAAAATGTAGATGGTGCTGATCCACGGCAGAAGATGCCTCCGGAGATTAAACGTTTCTA TGAAGTTTATATCAGAGCATCTTCAAAGGAACGGCCATTTACAATCAGGGAGGTGAAAGCATCATATATTGGCCAGCTTGTCAGGATATCTGGCATTGTTACGCGGTGTTCGGATGTCAAGCCATTGATGCAGGTGGCAGTGTATACATGTGAAGATTGTGGGTTCGAAATTTACCAG GAAGTAACTGCTCGAGTCTTCATGCCCCTGTTTGAGTGTCCATCCACACGCTGCCAGACAAATAGGACAAAGGGGAACATCATCCTTCAACTCAGAGCCTCAAAGTTTTTGAAGTTTCAGGAG GCCAAGATTCAAGAGTTAGCTGAACATGTTCCAAAAGGCCATATTCCAAGGACAATGACTGTTCATCTCAGGGGAGAACTCACGAGAAAG GTTGCTCCTGGTGATGTTGTTGAATTATCAGGGATTTTTCTTCCCATTCCTTATACTGGATTCAGAGCAATGCGTGCTGGCTTAGTTGCAGATACATACTTAGAGGCCATGTCTGTAACCcatttcaagaaaaaatatgaGGA GTATGAACTTAGACGAGATGAGGAAGAACAAATTGCACGCTTAGCTGAGGATGGTGATATATATAATAAGTTGGCTCGATCATTAGCACCTGAAATTTTTGGACATGAAGATGTCAAGAAGGCTCTACTTCTTCTCCTTGTAGGCGCTCCTCACAGGAAGTTGAAAGATGGAATGAAG ATAAGAGGAGATTTACATATTTGTTTGATGGGTGATCCTGGGGTTGCTAAAAGTCAACTTCTTAAGCATATAATCAATGTTGCACCTAGGGGAGTGTATACCACTGGCAGAGGAAGCAGTGGAGTTGGTCTAACTGCTGCTGTTCAGAAGGATCCTGTAACAAATGAAATGGTCCTGGAAGGGGGAGCACTG GTTCTTGCCGATATGGGCATATGTGCAATTGATGAGTTTGACAAGATGGAAGATTCAGATCGCACAGCAATTCATGAAGTAATGGAGCAGCAGACTGTTAGCATTGCCAAGGCTGGAATCACTACATCTCTGAATGCAAGAACTGCTGTTCTTGCTGCTGCCAATCCAGCCTG GGGAAGATATGACCTAAGGAGAACTCCTGCCGAAAATATTAATCTCCCTCCAGCTCTTCTATCAAGATTTGATCTTTTGTGGTTGATCCTCGATCGAGCAGATATGGACAGCGATCTTGAAATGGCTAGGCATGTTGTTTATGTCCACAAGAATAAAGAATCACCTGCTCTTGGGTTTACTCCACTTGAGCCATCTATTCTTCG GGCTTATATTTCAGCTGCCAGAAGAATTTCTCCCTGTGTTCCAAAGGAGCTAGAGGAGTATATTGCTAGTGCGTACTCTGGCATTCGGCAAGAAGAAGCCAAATCAAGTAGTCCCCATTCCTATACAACTGTGAGAACTCTGCTTAGCATTCTCCGGATATCAGCT GCACTAGCAAGACTTCGATTTTCAGAAACTGTGGCACAGAGTGATGTGGATGAAGCACTTAGGTTAATGCAAATGTCAAAATTCTCTTTGTACTCTGATGATCGCCAGAAATCTGGTCTTGATGCTATCTCTGATATCTATTCAATCTTGCGCGATGAAGCTGCAAGGAGTAACAGGATGGACTTGAGCTATGCCCATGCACTGAATTGGATTTCTAGAAAG GGTTACAGTGAAGCCCAGTTGAAAGAATGCTTGGAGGAATATGCAGCCTTGAATGTGTGGCAGATCCATCCCAACACCTTTGACATCCGATTCATTGATGCCTGA